The following proteins are co-located in the Flectobacillus major DSM 103 genome:
- a CDS encoding HD domain-containing protein: MNTYAAIQYISEKLEKELSPLLTYHHFGHTLAVANRAIAIAHSEGVEQAETLSLLSIAAYFHDAGFLISHENHEYHSCQIVQAILPSFAFSDAQIEHITALIMATKIPQSPKNQLAEILCDADLDYLGDHNFYAISQTLWQELYNLDKIDNSNNWNQIQVHFLESHRYFTPTNQLARNSEKQKRIEELKSKY; this comes from the coding sequence ATGAATACCTACGCTGCGATACAGTATATTTCGGAAAAGCTTGAAAAAGAGCTTTCTCCTTTGTTAACTTATCATCATTTCGGCCACACCCTTGCCGTAGCCAATAGGGCCATTGCTATTGCCCATTCAGAAGGAGTTGAGCAGGCCGAAACACTCAGTCTGTTATCAATAGCGGCTTATTTTCATGATGCAGGCTTTTTAATTAGTCACGAAAATCACGAATACCATAGTTGCCAAATTGTACAAGCTATTTTACCAAGTTTTGCTTTTTCAGACGCTCAAATTGAGCATATAACAGCCCTTATTATGGCTACCAAAATACCACAATCTCCCAAAAATCAGCTAGCCGAAATTCTTTGTGATGCCGACCTCGACTATCTTGGTGACCATAATTTTTATGCTATTTCCCAGACATTATGGCAAGAACTCTACAACCTCGACAAAATAGATAACTCCAACAACTGGAACCAAATACAAGTACATTTTTTAGAATCTCATCGCTATTTTACACCAACCAACCAACTTGCACGAAATAGCGAAAAACAAAAACGTATTGAAGAATTAAAAAGTAAATACTAA